In uncultured Fibrobacter sp., a single genomic region encodes these proteins:
- a CDS encoding AAA family ATPase has product MEGARKIINKFLTTKYSGNELKSELFRAGEAACEEGWTYMDAAFQLGQKAQDDGLSVTEAEQILRRAFSDEKRSSKRVPERVVDEPAEEPAAQTQAAPPPPKVAPNIISPLSASMISMEQMLAMGLDTQSLELLQNHKIDPEALSIPWPTADWRKDLAKLLSVAFQPDETIEFKVSETPTATTEIVSNIVDQDEALKKIMKSLDSPEGALLCINAIKSGKDARDESWHYRYVVVDNPKISLAKQLAYYKALNLPCVALVNTGANSVQAWVRIGAADQEEYNERVNFLFDTLDSQGFKVDRSYNNPNQMVRMPGVLRGGKQQYLIGVEQGAKNFKEWQEWVEYSLDGKPLIELASDSEEPPKKDPSIIENVLRAGEFFLFTAPPKSGKSLALMDLGLSICYGEEWFGNSTTSSDVLFINFELTKSVFLNRLHLLGSKRDLNASTSKFGFLNLRGTALSPIETAQLIAKRIEGARKLENHDYKVVIIDPISAVLHNPKSTRLSGAPHQILMQMVDTIIALTGCAVVTTCNIDEYPYLQSRADSLMSLTPVEGSFNLYQINGNFREFPKMLARECSWIYPRFLV; this is encoded by the coding sequence ATGGAAGGCGCAAGAAAGATAATCAATAAGTTCCTCACGACAAAATATAGTGGGAACGAACTCAAGAGCGAACTTTTCCGCGCAGGCGAGGCGGCATGCGAGGAAGGCTGGACCTACATGGATGCGGCCTTCCAGCTAGGCCAGAAAGCCCAGGACGACGGTCTCTCCGTTACCGAAGCCGAACAGATCCTCCGCAGAGCCTTCTCCGACGAGAAGCGTTCTTCCAAACGTGTCCCCGAACGGGTCGTCGACGAGCCCGCAGAAGAACCGGCAGCCCAGACACAGGCGGCCCCGCCTCCCCCGAAGGTCGCGCCCAACATCATCTCGCCGCTTTCTGCCAGCATGATTTCCATGGAGCAGATGCTCGCCATGGGCCTCGACACGCAGTCCCTGGAGCTCCTCCAGAACCACAAAATCGACCCGGAAGCGCTTTCTATTCCCTGGCCCACCGCCGACTGGCGCAAAGACCTGGCCAAGCTCCTCAGCGTCGCCTTCCAGCCCGACGAAACTATCGAATTCAAGGTTTCCGAGACCCCCACCGCCACGACGGAAATCGTCTCGAACATCGTCGACCAGGACGAAGCCCTCAAGAAAATCATGAAGAGCCTGGACAGCCCCGAAGGCGCCCTGCTCTGCATCAACGCCATCAAGAGTGGCAAGGACGCCCGCGACGAAAGCTGGCATTACCGCTACGTGGTGGTGGACAACCCCAAGATTTCTCTTGCCAAGCAGCTCGCCTACTACAAGGCATTGAACTTGCCCTGCGTGGCATTGGTCAACACGGGTGCAAACTCCGTGCAGGCCTGGGTCCGCATCGGTGCCGCCGACCAGGAAGAATACAACGAAAGAGTCAATTTCCTGTTCGACACGCTCGACTCCCAAGGTTTCAAAGTCGACCGCTCCTATAACAACCCGAACCAGATGGTCCGCATGCCCGGCGTGCTCCGCGGCGGCAAGCAGCAGTACCTCATCGGGGTGGAACAAGGTGCAAAGAACTTCAAGGAATGGCAAGAATGGGTGGAATACTCGCTCGACGGCAAACCGCTCATCGAACTTGCCAGCGACAGCGAAGAACCGCCGAAAAAAGACCCGAGCATCATCGAAAACGTGCTCCGCGCCGGCGAATTTTTCCTGTTCACCGCGCCTCCGAAGAGTGGTAAATCTTTGGCCCTCATGGATTTAGGTTTGTCAATCTGCTACGGGGAAGAATGGTTCGGCAACTCGACCACCTCCAGCGACGTCCTGTTCATCAACTTCGAGTTGACAAAGTCCGTGTTCCTGAACCGCCTGCACCTGTTGGGCTCCAAACGCGACCTGAACGCCAGTACGTCCAAGTTCGGTTTCTTGAACCTGCGCGGCACGGCACTCTCCCCCATCGAGACCGCCCAGCTCATCGCAAAGCGTATCGAAGGTGCCCGCAAGCTTGAGAACCACGACTACAAGGTCGTCATCATCGACCCCATCTCGGCTGTTCTCCACAACCCCAAGTCTACACGACTGAGTGGCGCCCCGCACCAGATTCTGATGCAGATGGTAGACACCATCATCGCCCTGACTGGTTGCGCCGTCGTCACCACGTGCAACATCGATGAATATCCCTACCTGCAATCCCGCGCCGACAGCCTCATGTCGCTCACGCCCGTGGAAGGTAGCTTTAACTTGTACCAAATCAATGGAAACTTCCGCGAGTTTCCGAAGATGCTCGCCCGCGAATGCTCCTGGATTTATCCCAGGTTCCTGGTGTAG
- a CDS encoding septum formation initiator family protein — protein MNKKIYIFVAVLLVLILLTLFELFIGKNSLLQQKELSAEIAAYQAEIDSLKGVIEARNAEIERLQNDSLYKESILRTRYGMSRDSEKVFQLVEPKAEK, from the coding sequence TTGAACAAGAAAATCTACATCTTTGTAGCCGTTCTGCTGGTCTTGATTCTTTTGACCCTTTTCGAACTGTTCATAGGCAAGAACAGCCTGCTCCAACAAAAGGAACTCTCGGCAGAAATCGCCGCCTACCAGGCCGAAATCGACTCGCTCAAGGGGGTTATCGAAGCCCGGAATGCGGAAATTGAACGCCTCCAGAACGATTCCCTGTACAAGGAGTCCATCTTGCGGACCCGTTACGGGATGAGCCGTGATTCCGAGAAGGTTTTCCAACTGGTTGAACCGAAAGCCGAAAAATAA
- the fusA gene encoding elongation factor G: MKNIEKHRNIGISAHIDSGKTTLTERILYFTKRIHAIHEVRGKDGVGATMDSMELERERGITIQSAATFANWTHTKSGEQDSINIIDTPGHVDFTIEVERSLRVLDGAILVLTGVEGVQSQSITVDRQMKRYHVPRVVFVNKCDRSGANPLRVAVMLKEKLNHKPCVMQIPIGLEDQLKGVVDLIEMKAYYFEGANGDDMIEKDIPAELVDQANEYREKLVDCCADYSDEVMEKAMEGQYGVDQIDKALLKKVIREATIRLDITPVFMGSAHKNIGVQKLLDGVIDYLPCPTDVENKALDLDNNEAEVVLESADDKPLVCYAFKLVNDRYGQLTYVRVYQGTLRKGDMITNMATGKKVSVGRLVRMHADEMVDITEAGAGDIVALFGIDCASGTTFTDGKNHYNMTSMHVPNPVIELVIEAKNRDDLDNMSKALNRFTKEDPTFQVEVNKESGETIIKGMGELHLDVYIERMRREYHVDVQTGAPQVAYRETITREAKFEYTHKKQTGGSGQFAKMSGVMRPMPVEGDSEKVYNFINSVVGGRIPKEYIPSCDKGFQSCMQAGSLIGFPVVGIEMEVQDGAFHPVDSSDMAFQICARMAFREAFEKAGAQILEPIMKVEIATPTEFQGNVVGNVSQRRGTITGTSEEMGTTTITAEVPLSEMFGYATDLRSMTQGKAEFTMEFAKYAPVPRNIQEELIKKYGDKAKARA, translated from the coding sequence ATGAAAAACATTGAAAAGCACAGAAATATTGGTATTTCTGCCCACATCGACTCCGGTAAGACGACCCTTACCGAACGCATCCTCTACTTCACAAAGCGTATCCACGCTATCCACGAAGTTCGTGGTAAAGACGGCGTCGGTGCCACGATGGACTCCATGGAACTTGAACGCGAACGCGGCATCACGATTCAGTCTGCTGCCACCTTCGCAAACTGGACCCACACCAAGAGCGGTGAACAGGACTCCATCAACATCATCGATACCCCGGGGCACGTGGACTTCACGATCGAAGTGGAACGTTCTCTCCGCGTGTTGGACGGTGCTATCCTCGTTCTGACCGGTGTGGAAGGCGTCCAGTCCCAGTCTATTACCGTTGACCGCCAGATGAAGCGCTACCATGTACCGCGCGTCGTGTTCGTGAACAAGTGCGACCGCTCTGGTGCAAACCCGCTCCGCGTGGCTGTCATGCTCAAGGAAAAGCTCAACCACAAGCCCTGCGTGATGCAGATTCCTATCGGTCTCGAAGACCAACTGAAGGGCGTGGTCGACCTTATCGAAATGAAGGCTTACTACTTCGAAGGCGCCAACGGCGACGACATGATCGAAAAGGATATCCCTGCCGAACTCGTCGACCAGGCCAACGAATACCGCGAAAAGCTCGTTGACTGCTGCGCTGACTACAGCGACGAAGTCATGGAAAAGGCTATGGAAGGCCAGTATGGCGTCGACCAGATCGACAAGGCCCTCCTCAAGAAGGTTATCCGCGAAGCTACCATCCGTCTCGACATCACTCCGGTGTTCATGGGTTCTGCCCACAAGAACATTGGCGTCCAGAAGCTCCTCGACGGTGTTATTGACTACCTCCCGTGCCCGACCGACGTCGAAAACAAGGCTCTCGACCTCGACAACAACGAAGCCGAAGTCGTGCTCGAAAGCGCCGACGACAAGCCGCTCGTTTGCTACGCGTTCAAGCTCGTGAACGACCGCTATGGCCAGCTTACCTACGTCCGCGTGTACCAGGGTACCCTCAGGAAGGGCGACATGATCACCAACATGGCCACCGGCAAGAAGGTGTCCGTGGGCCGTCTCGTGCGTATGCACGCCGACGAAATGGTGGACATCACCGAAGCCGGTGCCGGCGACATCGTCGCTCTGTTCGGTATCGATTGCGCTTCCGGTACGACCTTCACCGACGGCAAGAACCACTACAACATGACTTCCATGCACGTTCCTAACCCGGTTATCGAACTTGTTATCGAAGCCAAGAACCGCGACGACCTCGACAACATGTCGAAGGCCCTCAACCGCTTCACCAAGGAAGACCCGACGTTCCAGGTCGAAGTCAACAAGGAATCCGGCGAAACCATCATCAAGGGTATGGGCGAACTCCACCTCGACGTGTACATCGAACGTATGCGCCGCGAATACCACGTGGACGTGCAGACCGGTGCTCCGCAGGTGGCCTACCGCGAAACCATCACTCGCGAAGCCAAGTTCGAATACACCCACAAGAAGCAGACCGGTGGTTCGGGTCAGTTCGCTAAGATGTCCGGCGTGATGCGCCCGATGCCTGTCGAAGGCGACTCCGAAAAGGTCTACAACTTCATCAACTCCGTCGTCGGCGGCCGTATTCCTAAGGAATACATCCCGTCTTGCGACAAGGGTTTCCAGAGCTGCATGCAGGCCGGTTCCCTCATCGGCTTCCCGGTCGTGGGTATCGAAATGGAAGTCCAGGATGGTGCTTTCCACCCGGTTGACTCCTCTGACATGGCGTTCCAGATTTGCGCCCGCATGGCTTTCCGCGAAGCTTTCGAAAAGGCCGGCGCCCAGATTCTCGAACCGATCATGAAGGTCGAAATCGCCACCCCGACCGAGTTCCAGGGCAACGTTGTTGGTAACGTCTCCCAGCGTCGCGGTACCATCACTGGTACGAGCGAAGAAATGGGCACGACGACCATCACCGCCGAAGTCCCGCTTTCCGAAATGTTCGGTTACGCTACGGACCTCCGCTCCATGACTCAGGGCAAGGCCGAGTTCACCATGGAATTTGCAAAGTACGCTCCTGTGCCGCGCAACATCCAGGAAGAACTCATCAAGAAGTACGGCGACAAGGCCAAGGCCCGCGCCTAA
- a CDS encoding DNA-processing protein DprA yields MDKDRKYTVIDASQFPLSLAQSKFCPKQLYVAGNLPEATKDGTPLVGIAMVGTRRPSYSARELCRRLVFSLKGTNAVIVSGLAQGIDSLCHEAAIDAGLPTIAVLAQGLAQKVEGSRGELLESILDAGGAAITEYEPDVRAYRGNFIARNKIISGLCQATVVVQSKSNGGALITAKFCLAEKKPLLAIPGDFDNEVAAGPNMLLDSGKAKPIFIPESLRKLVGIQEPSAASLQGLPAIGCNLSEPAKDLFVQMRGFRKTIDDMELDSGLKTPELLAILTELEIAGLVSTQDNFQFYFDGAF; encoded by the coding sequence ATGGACAAAGATAGAAAGTACACTGTAATCGACGCGAGCCAGTTCCCGCTTTCACTTGCACAATCCAAGTTTTGCCCCAAGCAACTCTATGTTGCAGGGAACCTCCCCGAGGCAACGAAAGATGGAACGCCCTTAGTCGGCATCGCAATGGTCGGCACAAGGCGCCCTTCTTACTCGGCAAGGGAGCTTTGCCGGAGGCTCGTCTTTTCGCTGAAGGGGACAAACGCGGTCATCGTCTCGGGGCTCGCCCAGGGAATCGACAGCCTTTGCCACGAAGCCGCCATCGATGCGGGGCTCCCCACCATCGCCGTACTGGCGCAGGGTCTCGCGCAAAAAGTGGAAGGGAGCCGCGGGGAACTCCTCGAAAGCATCCTTGACGCAGGAGGCGCCGCGATAACGGAATACGAGCCGGACGTACGCGCCTACAGGGGGAACTTCATCGCCCGAAACAAGATTATCAGCGGACTGTGCCAGGCAACAGTCGTCGTGCAGAGCAAATCGAACGGGGGTGCGCTCATTACCGCCAAGTTCTGCTTGGCCGAAAAGAAGCCCCTCCTCGCGATTCCCGGAGATTTTGACAACGAAGTCGCCGCAGGCCCGAATATGCTTCTCGATTCCGGCAAGGCAAAGCCCATATTCATCCCCGAAAGCTTGCGCAAACTAGTCGGCATCCAGGAACCCAGCGCAGCGAGCCTGCAAGGCCTCCCCGCCATAGGCTGCAACCTGAGCGAACCGGCGAAGGACCTGTTCGTACAAATGCGTGGTTTCCGCAAGACTATTGACGACATGGAACTCGACAGCGGCCTCAAGACCCCCGAACTTTTAGCTATATTGACAGAACTGGAAATCGCAGGCCTTGTCTCGACCCAGGACAATTTCCAATTCTATTTTGACGGAGCGTTTTGA
- the mazG gene encoding nucleoside triphosphate pyrophosphohydrolase yields the protein MKYSFEDLVSIMAKLRSENGCPWDRQQTTRSLLPYLIEESCEFIDAAQDGDKAHMCEELGDVLFQVIFHSQVAKDEGSFTIDDVVQGICEKMVRRHPHVFGDAKVDSASGVVRQWDKIKSSEKNNKKMPGSSIMDKVSKSLPTLARAQELQRRAARVGFDWVDPEPVFNKAQEEFNEFRAEMQAAGPENPNIERMEDEFGDMLFSLVNVARHSGFNAANALQRANSKFEKRFRIVENLARAEGKEMSEESAERLQEFWRQAKAKKD from the coding sequence ATGAAATATTCCTTTGAAGATTTGGTGAGTATAATGGCGAAACTCCGTTCGGAGAACGGATGCCCTTGGGATCGGCAGCAGACGACACGTTCGTTGTTGCCTTACCTGATTGAAGAATCCTGCGAGTTCATCGACGCCGCACAGGATGGCGACAAGGCCCACATGTGCGAGGAACTAGGCGATGTCCTGTTCCAGGTTATTTTCCATTCGCAGGTGGCCAAGGACGAGGGCAGTTTCACCATCGACGATGTCGTGCAGGGAATTTGCGAAAAAATGGTCCGCCGCCATCCGCATGTGTTCGGGGACGCCAAGGTGGATAGCGCCTCCGGGGTCGTCCGGCAGTGGGATAAGATCAAGTCCTCCGAGAAGAACAATAAAAAAATGCCTGGCAGCTCTATCATGGATAAAGTAAGCAAGAGCTTGCCGACGTTGGCCCGTGCCCAGGAACTCCAGCGTAGGGCCGCGAGAGTCGGCTTTGACTGGGTGGATCCCGAGCCCGTATTTAACAAGGCGCAGGAAGAATTTAATGAATTTCGTGCCGAAATGCAAGCGGCCGGTCCGGAAAATCCCAATATCGAGCGCATGGAAGATGAATTCGGGGACATGCTGTTCTCGCTGGTGAACGTGGCTAGGCATAGCGGATTCAATGCCGCGAACGCCCTGCAGAGGGCGAACTCGAAATTCGAGAAACGTTTCCGTATCGTAGAAAACCTCGCCCGTGCAGAAGGCAAGGAAATGAGCGAAGAATCTGCGGAACGCCTCCAGGAATTCTGGAGGCAGGCGAAGGCTAAAAAGGATTAG
- a CDS encoding HAMP domain-containing sensor histidine kinase — MRVSHNNLLLFALFAGAIVLPTAILSILSFRNIQNEIFLAQKTFDENRASFQTEVENAIEKEQNKILQETKAASLFLYGQPHSLLDFGNATTYKTVDGVEAMFLFNKGSLVYPDISSRHFIKASNYSTSIPNPIEKQLFKDEINGKDYNAAVLSRSIRLMQSPFETIDDQVQNILGLIRLSYRHKNYDEALRLLDLLERQPRPQGYLHADLTRSINLLHFDILVEQKKHQEAEDYCLNILGQFLHSESIEDIPSAKFFFESAFTQILSFEDLPNDKREAFWNLRENFNRQISDMDILYRHKELFDETITDEAQSKEGVLYKSNGDITLFKIGYPLLSGDQIVIAKIDPEAYKSRILSKLNATVKSWKNIPFSITDASDAVIMGAIPDTAIVLSQTNIGQSLQWDLTLYEKDMREIRKESRQRMFLMYGLLTFSLITVLLGSIFMFRFIIQEHKLLAMKANFLSSVSHELKTPLTSIKMFAETMARGRVQKVEKIQEYSSLIGKEATRLENLIGAILNYTRMEHGRGAFKWEKIDFSACAKKVYESMYDIGVEKGLTFHTRFEPEAYVIGDYTALYSLAQNLIENAIKYTNAPGDITIEVYNSDERATFSVADTGIGIAGSEQKNIFNNFYRVGDEMTRSTKGSGLGLAIVKRVVETHKATISLSSKLGKGSTFTVRFKKVE, encoded by the coding sequence ATGCGGGTTTCACATAATAATCTACTGTTATTCGCATTATTCGCCGGGGCAATCGTACTCCCGACAGCCATTTTGTCCATACTGAGTTTCAGGAACATCCAGAACGAGATATTCCTCGCCCAAAAGACGTTCGATGAAAACCGCGCTTCCTTCCAAACGGAAGTCGAGAACGCCATTGAAAAAGAGCAGAACAAGATTCTCCAAGAGACAAAAGCAGCATCGCTATTCCTATACGGGCAGCCCCACAGTTTGCTGGATTTTGGCAACGCGACAACCTACAAGACCGTAGACGGCGTCGAGGCCATGTTCCTGTTCAACAAGGGAAGCCTCGTCTACCCCGACATTTCGTCTCGCCACTTCATCAAGGCGTCCAACTACTCCACCAGCATCCCGAACCCCATCGAAAAGCAACTGTTCAAGGATGAAATCAACGGCAAGGACTACAACGCCGCCGTTCTGTCACGTTCCATCCGTTTGATGCAATCCCCGTTCGAGACTATAGACGATCAGGTACAAAATATCCTCGGGCTCATCCGACTGAGCTACAGGCACAAGAACTACGACGAGGCGCTACGGCTCCTCGATCTCCTGGAAAGGCAACCCAGGCCCCAGGGATACCTGCATGCCGACCTGACCCGCTCCATCAACCTTTTGCACTTCGACATTCTGGTCGAACAGAAAAAACACCAGGAAGCCGAGGACTACTGCCTCAACATTCTGGGACAGTTCCTGCACAGCGAAAGTATCGAAGACATCCCCTCGGCAAAATTCTTCTTTGAATCCGCATTCACTCAAATCCTTTCGTTCGAAGACCTGCCCAACGACAAGCGCGAAGCCTTCTGGAACCTGCGAGAAAACTTCAATCGCCAGATTAGCGACATGGACATCTTGTACCGGCATAAGGAACTTTTTGACGAAACGATCACCGACGAGGCACAGTCAAAAGAAGGCGTCCTGTACAAGAGCAACGGAGACATTACCTTGTTCAAGATTGGCTACCCGCTCCTGTCCGGTGACCAAATCGTGATAGCAAAAATTGACCCCGAGGCCTACAAGTCGCGCATTCTCTCCAAATTGAACGCGACCGTCAAAAGTTGGAAAAACATTCCCTTCTCCATCACCGATGCCTCCGACGCCGTCATCATGGGCGCAATTCCCGACACGGCAATCGTCCTTTCCCAGACAAACATCGGGCAAAGCCTCCAATGGGACTTGACGCTGTACGAAAAAGACATGCGAGAAATCCGCAAGGAATCCAGACAAAGGATGTTCCTGATGTACGGGCTTCTCACCTTCTCCCTCATCACGGTGCTGCTCGGTTCCATATTCATGTTCCGCTTCATCATCCAGGAGCACAAACTGCTAGCCATGAAGGCGAACTTCCTTTCGAGCGTTTCGCACGAACTCAAGACCCCGCTGACCTCCATCAAGATGTTTGCAGAAACCATGGCACGAGGGCGTGTGCAAAAAGTGGAGAAAATTCAAGAATACTCGTCGCTTATCGGCAAAGAAGCAACAAGGCTTGAAAACCTCATCGGAGCCATTCTGAACTACACCCGCATGGAACATGGCAGGGGCGCATTCAAGTGGGAAAAAATCGACTTCTCGGCCTGCGCAAAGAAGGTCTACGAATCCATGTACGATATCGGTGTCGAGAAGGGGCTTACATTCCATACGCGCTTTGAGCCCGAGGCTTATGTCATCGGCGACTATACGGCTCTTTACAGCCTAGCGCAAAACCTCATCGAGAACGCAATCAAGTACACGAACGCTCCAGGCGACATCACCATCGAAGTGTACAACAGCGACGAGCGCGCTACATTTTCTGTAGCGGACACAGGTATCGGCATCGCCGGTTCCGAACAAAAAAATATATTTAATAACTTTTATAGAGTGGGTGACGAAATGACTCGCAGCACGAAGGGTTCCGGACTCGGGCTCGCCATCGTCAAGAGAGTCGTCGAGACTCACAAAGCAACCATTTCTCTTTCCAGCAAACTCGGCAAGGGTTCCACATTTACAGTAAGGTTCAAAAAGGTAGAATAA
- a CDS encoding LysM peptidoglycan-binding domain-containing protein, with product MHFVKCATICLGVAFLAASAYVVKKGDTLWDLSDEFLNDPFAWPDLWENNRHIQDPHWIYPGDSIYLGDSINAEHRQSTGKAHTYPCAAATPDSSLPKGVSAVGCDENDARNGDFESMLGDLRSRDKKKKKVISKDEYYYQKRPAPKIFNGYYQVLAPEVLSLDSLKKMKNYFSIRSGERKEPIIHIPENEVVVGIGKKTNQNLKKGDIVEIIDARAINVPTVRGVDFEKFALLRLAGYAKITAIGDTLSRAQIVQSFREIKINQSKARLKEPLKTLNVSSYEDVKESNVDSMAVIRYSMDPMLIIGSYSYILVDKGVKQQYNTGDAVAIWELDKSDATIPPRLLGRGVVARSGENESAVLIHEIYSNNRRIEIGHRVSITHKAQLAK from the coding sequence ATGCATTTTGTAAAGTGTGCCACCATATGCCTCGGCGTCGCATTTCTCGCAGCGTCCGCCTATGTCGTCAAGAAGGGCGACACCCTCTGGGATCTCAGTGACGAATTCCTGAACGACCCGTTCGCATGGCCCGATCTGTGGGAAAACAACAGGCACATCCAAGACCCGCACTGGATTTATCCGGGCGACTCCATTTATCTCGGTGACAGCATCAACGCAGAACACCGTCAAAGCACAGGAAAGGCGCATACCTACCCCTGCGCAGCAGCCACACCAGACTCTAGCCTCCCGAAGGGCGTGAGCGCAGTCGGTTGCGACGAGAACGACGCACGCAACGGGGACTTCGAGTCCATGCTCGGCGACCTCCGCAGCCGCGACAAGAAGAAGAAAAAAGTCATATCGAAAGACGAATACTACTACCAGAAGCGCCCCGCTCCGAAAATTTTCAACGGCTACTACCAGGTACTGGCACCGGAAGTCCTTTCTCTCGATTCCCTCAAAAAGATGAAGAACTACTTCTCCATCCGCTCCGGCGAACGCAAGGAACCGATTATCCATATTCCCGAAAACGAAGTCGTCGTGGGCATTGGCAAGAAGACGAACCAAAACCTGAAAAAGGGCGACATCGTCGAAATTATTGACGCTCGCGCTATCAACGTGCCTACGGTTCGCGGCGTCGACTTTGAAAAGTTCGCACTGCTCCGTCTCGCCGGTTACGCAAAGATTACCGCCATCGGCGACACGCTCTCACGCGCACAGATTGTACAAAGTTTCAGGGAAATCAAGATTAACCAGTCCAAGGCCCGCCTCAAGGAACCGCTGAAAACGTTGAACGTATCCTCTTACGAAGACGTGAAGGAATCCAACGTAGACAGCATGGCCGTCATCCGCTATTCCATGGACCCGATGCTCATCATCGGATCGTATTCCTACATCCTGGTAGACAAGGGCGTCAAGCAACAGTACAATACAGGTGATGCCGTCGCCATTTGGGAATTGGACAAGTCTGACGCAACTATTCCTCCCCGCCTGCTGGGCCGTGGCGTCGTCGCCCGCTCCGGCGAAAACGAATCTGCTGTACTCATCCACGAAATTTATTCGAACAACCGTCGTATAGAAATCGGACACCGCGTGTCCATCACGCATAAAGCACAATTAGCAAAGTGA
- a CDS encoding response regulator transcription factor: MQHKILIVEDEEIIRLGLQDNFELENYIVETAADGEEAIAKADSFLPHLVILDLMIPKKSGFEVCRVIRKKHPECFIIMLTAKTEETSKVAGLEMGADDYVTKPFSILELLARVKAFLRRADTASKATETAATQDSIDFSGIHLDFKKYEATKNGETLEMSAREFQILKYFWQHRGEVVLREDLLQDIWGYTPDNMPSTRTIDNHIVNLRKKLEDDQANPKIILSIRGAGYKFDA, translated from the coding sequence ATGCAGCACAAAATCCTAATCGTCGAAGACGAAGAAATCATCCGGCTCGGTCTCCAAGACAACTTCGAGCTCGAAAACTATATCGTGGAAACGGCTGCTGACGGTGAAGAAGCCATCGCCAAGGCGGACTCTTTCTTGCCGCACTTGGTCATCCTTGACCTGATGATTCCTAAAAAAAGCGGCTTCGAAGTGTGCCGAGTCATCCGCAAGAAGCACCCGGAATGCTTCATCATCATGCTCACGGCAAAAACCGAAGAAACAAGCAAGGTTGCAGGCCTCGAAATGGGTGCCGATGACTATGTGACCAAGCCGTTCTCCATTTTGGAACTCCTCGCCCGCGTCAAGGCGTTCCTCCGTCGTGCCGATACAGCATCCAAGGCAACCGAAACCGCCGCCACACAGGATTCTATCGACTTTTCTGGCATTCATCTTGACTTCAAGAAATACGAAGCGACCAAGAACGGCGAAACCCTCGAGATGTCGGCACGCGAATTCCAGATTCTCAAGTACTTCTGGCAACACCGCGGAGAAGTTGTCCTGCGCGAAGACCTCCTGCAAGACATCTGGGGCTACACCCCCGACAACATGCCGTCGACACGCACCATTGACAACCACATCGTCAACCTGCGCAAAAAACTGGAAGACGACCAAGCCAATCCGAAAATCATCCTTTCCATTCGTGGAGCAGGTTACAAGTTCGATGCCTAA